A genomic region of Candidatus Eisenbacteria bacterium contains the following coding sequences:
- a CDS encoding efflux RND transporter periplasmic adaptor subunit, translating into MALKKKHYWIGAAVVVVGVVIALAAFRGRGDKTLAVQTAKVDRQKIVQKVSATGKIQPKTQVEISADVSAKIIKLPVKEGQWVEKGALLVALARERYVAAVESGEANVSSAQANATLVRENMNRTEKEFARSKELLATGLESQSAFEAKQAEYQVEVARYKSATDQVEQAKASLKQARDDLSKTTIYAPMSGTVCALNKEQGEIALGSQFQKDVIMIVADLSEMEAQVNVDENDIVSIAAGQKAEIEVDAMLDKPLTGVVSEISNSANVAGQGTAEQKTEFEIKISIIDPPKTLRPGMTASAEIVTKTQDNALSVPLQTVAARTVDQLTMKGEKRKDAEKRYKPDKDGFVEIVFTVVGGKAVAKQVKTGIQSDALIEIVDGLKEGEVVVTGSYRAISKDLQNGAVVTVGKEPKSGKGAQASEAGG; encoded by the coding sequence ATGGCACTGAAGAAAAAGCACTATTGGATCGGGGCCGCCGTCGTCGTCGTGGGCGTCGTCATCGCGCTCGCGGCGTTCCGTGGCCGCGGCGACAAGACCCTTGCAGTTCAGACGGCCAAGGTCGATCGACAGAAGATCGTGCAGAAGGTGAGCGCCACCGGGAAGATCCAACCGAAGACCCAGGTCGAGATCAGCGCGGACGTGAGCGCCAAGATCATCAAGCTGCCCGTCAAGGAAGGGCAGTGGGTGGAGAAGGGCGCCCTCCTCGTGGCATTGGCCCGCGAGCGCTACGTGGCGGCCGTCGAGAGCGGCGAGGCGAACGTGAGCTCGGCGCAGGCGAACGCGACGCTCGTCCGCGAGAACATGAACCGGACCGAGAAGGAGTTCGCGCGATCGAAGGAGCTCTTGGCCACAGGATTGGAATCGCAGTCCGCCTTCGAGGCTAAGCAGGCTGAGTATCAGGTTGAAGTGGCGCGCTACAAGTCCGCGACCGATCAGGTCGAGCAGGCCAAGGCTTCGTTGAAGCAGGCCCGCGACGATCTGTCCAAGACGACCATCTACGCCCCGATGTCGGGCACGGTCTGCGCCCTGAACAAAGAGCAGGGCGAGATCGCGCTCGGCTCGCAATTCCAGAAGGACGTGATCATGATCGTCGCCGATCTCTCGGAGATGGAAGCCCAGGTGAACGTCGACGAGAACGACATCGTCTCGATCGCGGCCGGCCAGAAGGCCGAGATCGAGGTCGACGCGATGCTCGACAAGCCGCTGACGGGCGTCGTCTCCGAGATCTCCAACAGCGCGAACGTCGCGGGCCAGGGCACCGCCGAGCAGAAGACCGAATTCGAGATCAAGATCAGCATCATCGATCCGCCCAAGACCCTGCGGCCCGGCATGACCGCCAGCGCCGAGATCGTCACCAAGACTCAAGACAACGCGCTCAGCGTCCCCCTCCAGACGGTCGCGGCCAGGACGGTGGATCAGCTGACCATGAAGGGTGAAAAGCGGAAGGACGCGGAGAAGCGCTACAAGCCCGACAAGGATGGGTTCGTGGAGATCGTATTCACCGTCGTGGGGGGAAAGGCCGTCGCGAAGCAGGTCAAGACCGGCATCCAGAGCGACGCGCTGATCGAGATCGTGGACGGATTGAAGGAAGGCGAGGTCGTCGTCACGGGGAGCTACCGCGCGATTTCCAAGGACCTGCAGAACGGAGCGGTGGTGACCGTCGGCAAGGAGCCAAAGTCGGGCAAGGGGGCGCAGGCGAGTGAAGCTGGCGGTTGA
- a CDS encoding VOC family protein yields the protein MIAFRYLVRDVERAKSFYVGLLGFELVKQWGPAFAEVELDGVSVWLSGPQTSAAKPMPDGRKPEPGGWNRAVVIVEDLTTRVEELKAAGVTFRNTLLSGPGGSQILAEDGVGNVVELFEPRD from the coding sequence ATGATCGCGTTTCGGTATCTCGTAAGGGACGTGGAGCGGGCGAAGTCTTTCTACGTGGGGCTTCTCGGTTTCGAGCTGGTCAAGCAGTGGGGTCCGGCCTTCGCGGAAGTGGAGCTCGATGGGGTGTCCGTGTGGCTGAGCGGACCCCAGACGTCCGCGGCGAAGCCCATGCCGGACGGCCGGAAGCCCGAGCCCGGCGGCTGGAATCGCGCGGTCGTGATCGTGGAGGATCTGACGACCCGCGTCGAGGAGCTCAAGGCGGCCGGCGTCACGTTCCGGAACACCTTGCTGTCGGGCCCCGGAGGCTCCCAGATCCTCGCCGAAGATGGCGTGGGCAACGTAGTTGAGCTGTTCGAGCCGCGGGATTAG
- a CDS encoding TetR/AcrR family transcriptional regulator: MSEYLLISARLRSSETAIVTTKTKAGKSPRPGRRPRLKARDRRSQIVAAALEVVAEHGFHGTSTRELARRAGVSEALVFRHFPTKEDLIRAILADVGFEERIQFMESHLVHMPPRQALQAIAEHLLTNLRERPDLFRVVFFGIMETPHLAREFYQKFLSRLLALETRLFERAFAERKDLLPAAGVNPAIVARSFHGSLMFYNLAGAIVRVEPLPSNPRATAEAIVNIYLPEVPK, from the coding sequence ATGAGTGAGTACTTACTAATCTCTGCCCGGCTGCGTTCATCGGAGACCGCCATCGTGACCACCAAGACGAAGGCTGGAAAGTCGCCTCGGCCCGGACGAAGGCCCAGGCTCAAGGCTCGCGATCGCCGGTCCCAGATCGTGGCCGCGGCGCTCGAGGTGGTCGCGGAGCATGGCTTCCACGGCACTTCGACGCGCGAGCTGGCCCGCCGTGCCGGCGTGAGCGAGGCGCTCGTCTTCCGGCACTTCCCCACGAAAGAGGATCTCATCCGAGCCATCCTCGCCGACGTCGGTTTCGAGGAGCGCATCCAGTTCATGGAGTCGCACTTAGTCCACATGCCGCCCCGCCAGGCCCTGCAAGCGATCGCGGAGCATCTGCTGACCAACCTTCGCGAGCGCCCGGACCTGTTTCGGGTCGTCTTCTTCGGAATCATGGAGACGCCCCACCTCGCGCGGGAGTTCTACCAGAAGTTTCTCTCGCGCCTACTCGCGCTCGAGACGCGCCTCTTCGAGCGCGCGTTCGCGGAGAGAAAGGATCTCCTTCCCGCGGCCGGCGTGAACCCGGCGATCGTCGCGCGCTCCTTTCACGGTTCTTTGATGTTCTACAACCTGGCCGGGGCGATCGTGCGGGTCGAGCCCCTGCCCTCCAATCCGCGCGCAACGGCCGAAGCGATCGTGAACATCTACCTGCCTGAGGTCCCGAAATGA
- a CDS encoding TolC family protein, translating to MKPHGLFLALSIALATPSSAQTLDECVALARRHAPAIRVANADVSRAEHGIREARAALAPTLRLGASYVRNNEAPKTVFPNPVTGSTTVVRVGSAGALDVRTDAQLTLYSGGRNGALVSAAEASRSGELHGRQQADADLVLRVSQAFYRVIAAGRLEDAADDALASAEAHRRTSAARVRAGAAPRLDSLQAHVDLAARTTAKVKASEAVHLARVDLETAIGVPLDPAERLVEPGTPALDTPADSATAEQALRARPELAAYDEAIRENAHRARAARAARSPLVNLNAAAEYLGPNRDDSYWELDEPGLKTYKLYAGIGVSMPILDGGLTSARAGALEATGQGLLAHRQEAELEIRREVSRALSDLRVALTVWQSDSSRVAAAREALRTAEAGYKGGSSTATDVRDAESALADARAEEALSLMDCWIARASLDHATGATVKKGN from the coding sequence ATGAAGCCCCATGGACTGTTCCTGGCGTTGAGCATCGCCCTCGCGACGCCGTCGTCGGCCCAAACGCTCGACGAGTGCGTTGCGCTGGCGCGCCGGCACGCGCCCGCCATCCGCGTCGCGAACGCGGACGTCTCGCGCGCCGAGCACGGCATTCGCGAGGCCCGCGCCGCCCTCGCCCCCACGCTTCGGCTCGGCGCGAGCTACGTTCGGAACAACGAAGCGCCAAAGACCGTGTTCCCCAACCCCGTCACGGGGTCGACCACGGTCGTGCGTGTCGGCAGCGCCGGCGCCCTGGACGTGCGAACCGACGCGCAGCTCACCCTCTATTCCGGAGGGCGAAACGGCGCACTGGTGAGCGCGGCCGAGGCGTCGCGCTCGGGCGAGCTGCACGGGAGGCAGCAGGCGGACGCGGATCTCGTGCTGCGGGTCTCCCAGGCCTTCTACCGCGTCATCGCCGCCGGGCGGCTGGAGGATGCTGCCGACGACGCCTTGGCCTCGGCCGAGGCCCACCGCCGGACGAGCGCCGCCCGGGTCCGGGCCGGCGCGGCTCCTCGCCTTGACTCGCTCCAAGCCCACGTCGATCTGGCGGCGCGCACCACCGCCAAGGTGAAGGCGAGCGAGGCGGTCCATCTCGCGCGCGTCGACCTCGAGACGGCGATCGGGGTCCCGCTCGACCCGGCTGAGCGGTTGGTCGAGCCTGGCACGCCGGCGCTCGATACGCCCGCGGACTCCGCTACCGCCGAGCAAGCCCTCAGGGCGCGCCCCGAGCTGGCCGCCTACGACGAAGCGATCCGCGAGAACGCGCATCGCGCGCGCGCCGCGCGGGCGGCCCGCAGCCCCCTGGTCAACTTGAACGCCGCGGCGGAATACCTGGGACCCAATCGCGACGACTCCTATTGGGAGCTCGATGAGCCCGGGCTCAAGACGTACAAGCTCTACGCCGGGATCGGGGTCAGCATGCCGATCCTGGACGGCGGGCTCACGAGCGCCCGCGCCGGAGCGTTGGAAGCGACAGGCCAAGGCCTTCTCGCCCACCGCCAGGAGGCGGAGCTGGAGATCCGGCGCGAGGTGAGCCGCGCGCTTTCCGATCTTCGCGTCGCGCTCACGGTCTGGCAGTCGGACAGCAGCCGGGTCGCCGCGGCGCGTGAAGCTCTGCGGACCGCGGAGGCGGGCTACAAGGGCGGCTCCTCGACGGCCACCGACGTGCGCGACGCCGAGTCGGCCCTCGCCGACGCCCGCGCCGAGGAAGCGCTATCGCTCATGGATTGCTGGATTGCACGCGCGTCGCTCGATCACGCGACGGGCGCCACAGTGAAGAAAGGAAATTGA
- a CDS encoding efflux RND transporter periplasmic adaptor subunit, with amino-acid sequence MVESKRSGVPVGVRVVVLTLVIGTITYFVWRSATRTEGYTGGDVTTTGTIDAIHVQLGYKVGGRLASIPVTEGDNVQPGQLVGRMETDDLDVQVQAARATLEGARASLAQARAGLDKAARDLERQRELLSSDATTQQQMDAAKAGADMATAQVRAGDAQVRQAESALAQAELQRSYAELRAPSAGQVSEVIHRPGEMVMVGTPVLALAQVDTVKVRAAVDETRIGAIRIGDGVRVKVYTFDRREFLGEVTEIQPAGDFATRKDWGAERRDIRTFTVIARMPNPEHLLKDGMTAEVTITVSPDVKRMAGARR; translated from the coding sequence ATGGTGGAGAGCAAGCGCTCGGGCGTTCCGGTCGGAGTGCGGGTGGTCGTGCTGACGCTCGTGATCGGGACCATTACGTATTTCGTGTGGCGGAGCGCGACACGGACCGAGGGCTACACCGGAGGCGACGTCACGACGACCGGAACCATCGACGCGATCCACGTCCAGCTTGGGTACAAGGTCGGCGGACGGTTGGCGAGCATCCCCGTCACGGAAGGCGACAACGTTCAGCCCGGGCAGCTCGTCGGTCGGATGGAAACGGACGATCTCGATGTCCAGGTGCAGGCGGCCCGCGCGACGCTGGAGGGAGCGAGGGCGTCCCTCGCGCAAGCCCGCGCCGGCCTCGACAAGGCGGCGCGCGACCTGGAGCGCCAGCGAGAGCTTCTGAGCAGCGACGCGACCACGCAGCAGCAGATGGACGCCGCGAAGGCCGGCGCGGACATGGCCACGGCCCAAGTGCGCGCCGGGGACGCTCAGGTGCGCCAGGCCGAGAGCGCCCTCGCGCAGGCCGAGCTCCAGCGATCGTACGCGGAGCTACGCGCGCCCTCGGCGGGCCAGGTCTCGGAGGTGATCCACCGTCCTGGAGAGATGGTCATGGTCGGAACGCCGGTCCTGGCCCTGGCGCAGGTCGACACCGTGAAGGTGCGCGCGGCGGTGGACGAGACGCGAATCGGAGCCATTCGAATCGGGGACGGCGTGCGCGTGAAGGTCTACACGTTCGACCGGAGGGAATTCTTGGGAGAGGTGACGGAGATTCAGCCGGCGGGCGATTTCGCGACGCGGAAGGACTGGGGCGCGGAGCGCCGCGACATCCGCACGTTCACCGTCATCGCCCGGATGCCGAACCCGGAACACTTGCTCAAGGACGGCATGACGGCCGAGGTCACGATCACGGTGAGCCCGGACGTCAAGCGGATGGCGGGGGCTCGACGGTGA
- a CDS encoding ATP-binding cassette domain-containing protein, protein MNRQAGNGKPPAIVVEHLTKRFGEFVADDDLNFTVAQGEIFGILGPNGAGKSTLIRMLDTLITPTSGIARVMGHDVAKETAAVRQEIGVISQANTVDQDLSAWESLDIYGKFYSLPRKVRRQRATELLEAVGLTEWKDRPAGTYSGGMRRRLEIARGLIHRPHVFILDEPTTGLDPQSRRVIWELLEGLRSQGDLTILLCTHYMDEADRLCDRLAIIDHGKIVALGTPRELKSSVPGQDILTVQFFKEVSDELLAALKGLPNVRDAGREEAHTARVILGGDVVPLEAIAEVSRAHGDKVKNMSLLEPTLEDVFLHYTGRGLRDAATQEYTYAVPTMMR, encoded by the coding sequence GTGAATCGGCAAGCGGGAAACGGCAAGCCCCCGGCGATCGTCGTGGAGCACCTGACGAAAAGGTTCGGAGAATTCGTCGCGGATGACGATCTCAATTTCACCGTGGCGCAGGGCGAGATCTTCGGGATCCTCGGACCCAACGGTGCCGGGAAGAGCACGCTCATTCGCATGCTCGACACGTTGATCACCCCGACATCGGGCATCGCCCGCGTCATGGGACATGACGTCGCCAAAGAGACGGCGGCGGTGCGGCAGGAGATCGGCGTGATATCGCAGGCGAATACCGTGGACCAGGACCTCTCCGCGTGGGAGAGCCTCGACATCTACGGCAAGTTCTACAGCCTGCCGCGAAAGGTGCGCCGGCAGCGCGCGACCGAGCTCTTAGAGGCGGTCGGACTCACGGAGTGGAAGGATCGGCCGGCCGGCACGTACTCGGGCGGGATGCGGCGACGGCTCGAGATCGCGCGCGGCCTCATCCACCGGCCCCATGTCTTCATTCTCGACGAGCCGACGACGGGCCTCGATCCGCAGAGCCGTCGCGTCATCTGGGAGCTCCTCGAGGGCCTGCGCTCCCAGGGGGACCTCACCATTCTCCTCTGCACGCACTACATGGATGAGGCGGACCGGCTCTGCGACCGTCTCGCCATCATCGACCACGGGAAGATCGTCGCGTTGGGGACGCCTCGGGAGCTCAAGTCGAGCGTCCCCGGTCAGGACATCCTCACGGTGCAATTCTTTAAGGAAGTCAGCGACGAGCTGCTCGCGGCGCTCAAGGGGCTCCCCAACGTAAGGGACGCCGGACGGGAGGAGGCCCACACCGCGCGCGTGATTCTCGGGGGCGACGTGGTCCCTCTCGAGGCGATCGCGGAAGTCTCTCGGGCCCACGGCGACAAGGTGAAGAACATGTCGCTCCTGGAGCCGACGCTCGAGGACGTCTTCCTCCACTACACGGGTCGAGGGCTGCGGGACGCGGCGACGCAGGAATACACCTACGCCGTACCGACGATGATGCGATGA
- a CDS encoding ABC transporter permease translates to MFEFKPSRMLAVAERDLRRFRRNSAFLVPMVLMPITYLVILGKVMGGDLHDLPVAIVDQDRGSSAVVVRDRLRTLEQSRELFRLSDELDPSTAVAKLRQGHYRAVVILPPEFSADVSKGTRASLGIVVDNTDNTTANVIEAELRRAFGGPGYGGPSNAGTELAAIPGIQVERVDVYGHRDFMQYLVPGVIALSLFFVAMLAGGIILVDDRARGIHEGYFVTPLSALDVIGGLTLSAVTLSMIIGTVVLSSSILIAQLHLLGGFRTIALAGAALFLLALGLILFVFTLMARVSNPLMPRALFGILNVVTFFPSGALYPTESYPQWLSALSAIFPMRYAVNALRNLLLKGVGLHAVLPDFAAMAIFAMIMLALASLLFKRTL, encoded by the coding sequence ATGTTCGAATTCAAACCGAGCCGAATGCTCGCCGTGGCCGAGCGGGACCTGCGGCGATTCCGAAGAAACAGCGCGTTTCTCGTCCCCATGGTCCTGATGCCCATCACCTATCTCGTGATCCTGGGCAAGGTGATGGGTGGAGATCTGCACGACCTCCCGGTCGCGATCGTGGATCAGGACCGCGGCTCCTCCGCGGTGGTGGTCCGCGACAGGCTCCGCACGCTCGAGCAGAGCCGGGAGCTATTCCGCCTCTCGGACGAGCTCGATCCGAGCACCGCCGTCGCGAAGCTCCGGCAAGGGCACTACCGCGCCGTGGTCATCCTACCTCCGGAATTCAGCGCGGACGTGTCCAAGGGGACACGGGCATCGCTCGGGATCGTGGTGGACAACACCGACAACACCACCGCGAACGTGATCGAGGCCGAGCTGCGCCGCGCGTTTGGCGGCCCCGGCTACGGCGGCCCCTCGAACGCCGGGACCGAGCTCGCCGCGATCCCCGGGATCCAGGTCGAGCGGGTCGATGTCTACGGGCACCGGGACTTCATGCAGTACCTCGTGCCCGGCGTCATCGCTCTCTCGCTCTTCTTTGTCGCCATGCTGGCCGGAGGGATCATCCTCGTGGACGACCGCGCCCGCGGGATCCACGAAGGCTACTTCGTCACGCCTCTCTCCGCGCTCGACGTGATCGGCGGGCTCACCCTATCGGCGGTCACGCTCTCGATGATCATCGGCACCGTCGTCCTGAGCTCCTCGATCCTCATCGCGCAGTTGCACCTTCTGGGGGGATTCCGAACCATCGCCCTGGCGGGGGCGGCGCTCTTCCTGCTTGCCTTGGGCCTCATTCTCTTCGTCTTCACGCTGATGGCGCGTGTGTCGAATCCGCTGATGCCTCGCGCGCTCTTCGGAATTCTGAACGTCGTCACCTTCTTCCCCAGCGGCGCGCTCTATCCGACGGAGAGCTATCCCCAATGGCTCAGCGCGCTCTCGGCGATCTTCCCGATGCGCTACGCCGTGAACGCGCTCCGGAATCTCCTGCTAAAGGGGGTCGGTCTCCATGCGGTCTTGCCCGATTTCGCGGCGATGGCCATCTTCGCGATGATCATGCTGGCACTGGCGTCGCTTCTCTTCAAGCGAACGCTCTGA
- a CDS encoding S9 family peptidase, translated as MPRRLGSTALSALLFLCLFNSAVAGTAKSAGPEPPKAPKHPMVDTYWGEKVTDDYQYMENVSDPPVAKWVKGQNAYTRAWLDGHPERKAILDRIVALTHSESPRYYSVTYQNGLYFFMKDQPPKQQPSLVVLTSVSDVASERPVVDPNTIDPTGGTSIDFYSASLDGKYVAVSLSKGGSEDGTLYFYETATGRRLDEVIPRVNGGTAGGSATWNADGSGVYYTRYPREGERPAADLPFYLQIYFHKLGTQVSADPYVLGKEFPKIAEIQLSTSPDGRSILADVFNGDGGEHSYWLLAPGAAWTQVTRFEDGIVQGKFGMDDALYLLSRAGAPRRKILRLPLSTPTLSAAKVLVPETENAIEGYTPTASRLYVTEMIGGPTQIRVYDLSGNAMGLVTMSEISLVGQAARTTGDDVLVRSQSYTHPPAYYRLGPNDTQLKPTALAQSSPADFSDCEVRRVFAPADDGTKLPINIIIKKGAKLDGQSPTLLYGYGSYGISEQPYFQPDLKAWIEQGGIYADASVRGGGEFGEEWHQAARLGTKKVSMDDFAACARYLVREGYTKKERLAIEGGSAGGLLVYGTVVHYPDVMEAAIAHVGYGDVLRTELAPNGEFNTTEFGTVKDSVQFRGMYGYSPYHHVKNGKTYPSILALTGVNDPRVPSWDTYKMVARLQASGSPNKVLMRVSYDSGHGIGTALSERDQQQADALLFLLDRLGVKYQPIQGKQSAGKSGPSL; from the coding sequence ATGCCCCGTCGACTCGGGTCCACCGCGCTTTCGGCATTACTCTTCCTTTGCCTCTTCAATTCCGCGGTCGCCGGTACGGCGAAGTCCGCCGGTCCAGAGCCACCCAAGGCGCCGAAGCACCCGATGGTCGACACCTATTGGGGCGAGAAGGTCACCGACGACTACCAATACATGGAGAACGTCAGCGATCCGCCGGTGGCGAAGTGGGTGAAGGGCCAGAACGCCTACACGCGCGCCTGGCTCGACGGCCACCCCGAGCGGAAGGCGATCCTGGACCGCATCGTGGCGTTGACCCACTCCGAGTCGCCCAGGTACTACTCCGTCACGTACCAAAACGGCCTCTACTTTTTCATGAAGGACCAGCCGCCGAAGCAGCAGCCGTCGTTGGTCGTCCTCACATCGGTGAGCGATGTGGCCTCCGAGCGGCCGGTCGTGGATCCGAACACGATCGACCCCACGGGCGGAACGTCGATCGATTTCTATTCCGCTTCCCTGGATGGCAAGTACGTCGCGGTCTCCCTTTCCAAGGGGGGCAGCGAGGACGGAACGCTCTACTTCTACGAGACCGCGACGGGCCGTCGCCTGGACGAGGTGATTCCCCGAGTGAACGGCGGCACGGCGGGAGGCAGCGCGACGTGGAACGCCGACGGGAGCGGGGTGTACTACACGCGGTATCCGCGCGAGGGAGAGCGTCCGGCGGCGGACCTGCCGTTCTACCTGCAGATCTATTTTCACAAGCTGGGAACGCAGGTCAGCGCGGACCCGTACGTGCTGGGGAAGGAATTCCCCAAGATCGCCGAGATCCAGCTGTCCACGAGCCCGGATGGCCGGTCCATCCTCGCCGACGTGTTCAATGGGGACGGAGGCGAGCATTCTTACTGGCTCCTCGCTCCGGGAGCGGCATGGACCCAGGTCACGCGGTTCGAGGACGGCATCGTGCAGGGGAAGTTCGGGATGGATGACGCGCTCTATCTGCTGTCCCGAGCCGGCGCACCCCGAAGGAAGATCCTGCGCCTCCCGCTCTCGACGCCGACGCTCAGTGCCGCCAAGGTCCTGGTCCCGGAGACGGAGAACGCGATCGAGGGATACACGCCGACCGCTTCCAGGCTCTACGTCACCGAGATGATCGGAGGACCGACGCAGATCCGCGTGTACGATCTGTCCGGGAATGCGATGGGGCTCGTGACGATGTCGGAGATCTCCCTGGTCGGACAGGCGGCGCGCACGACGGGCGATGACGTCCTGGTCCGGAGCCAGAGCTACACGCATCCACCGGCCTACTACCGGCTCGGCCCCAACGACACCCAGTTGAAGCCGACCGCGCTCGCGCAATCGTCTCCCGCCGATTTCAGCGATTGCGAAGTGCGCCGCGTCTTCGCTCCCGCCGACGACGGCACGAAGCTCCCGATCAACATCATCATAAAGAAGGGCGCCAAGCTCGATGGACAGTCCCCGACGCTGCTCTACGGTTACGGGAGCTACGGAATCAGCGAGCAGCCCTATTTTCAACCCGACCTCAAGGCCTGGATCGAGCAGGGCGGCATCTACGCCGACGCGAGCGTTCGGGGCGGGGGAGAGTTCGGGGAGGAGTGGCACCAAGCCGCCCGGCTTGGAACGAAGAAGGTCTCGATGGATGACTTTGCGGCGTGCGCCCGGTATCTCGTCAGAGAGGGATATACGAAGAAGGAGCGGCTCGCGATCGAAGGGGGAAGCGCGGGCGGGCTACTCGTCTACGGAACCGTCGTCCACTACCCGGACGTGATGGAAGCCGCGATCGCGCACGTGGGCTACGGCGATGTTCTTCGCACCGAGCTTGCGCCCAACGGTGAGTTCAACACGACGGAATTTGGAACGGTGAAGGACTCGGTCCAATTCCGCGGCATGTACGGCTACTCTCCCTACCACCACGTCAAGAACGGCAAGACCTACCCTTCCATCCTGGCGCTCACGGGCGTGAACGACCCGCGCGTTCCCTCGTGGGACACCTACAAGATGGTCGCCCGGCTGCAAGCCAGCGGATCGCCCAACAAGGTCCTGATGCGCGTGAGCTACGACTCAGGCCACGGTATCGGAACCGCGCTCTCCGAGCGCGACCAGCAGCAGGCCGACGCGCTCCTCTTCCTCTTGGATCGCCTCGGCGTGAAGTACCAGCCGATTCAAGGCAAGCAATCGGCGGGGAAGTCGGGGCCCAGCCTGTAG
- a CDS encoding VWA domain-containing protein — MRGVSIAVLIAMLLAPACLAADVPAGIKDAADAPKAGRLVMFIGVDISGSFMSSKNFDNSIEFLAHYIHAHLNGLGGMEIPNALFVGSIGGVTKGEAKTLFPIQTFQDRSIEEIDAQLRVLFPRKQENPFTDFNAYFAQVAEMVDAKKLILKPISIVLITDGQPDLGGMSRSAKFRSIKLKPLENLSRNITLRVLYTDAVTAKSWRDEVPRKRVKVWTQDAIVMTEWNSPKTLVPGRSPAEQQRFFSWVKDNVDFQPRLRRVN; from the coding sequence ATGCGCGGCGTATCCATAGCGGTTCTCATCGCGATGCTTCTGGCGCCGGCGTGCTTGGCGGCGGACGTCCCCGCCGGCATCAAGGACGCGGCGGACGCCCCGAAGGCCGGCCGGCTCGTCATGTTCATCGGGGTCGACATCAGCGGCTCATTCATGAGCAGCAAGAATTTCGATAACTCGATCGAATTCCTCGCGCATTACATCCACGCGCACCTGAACGGGCTCGGCGGCATGGAGATTCCGAATGCCCTGTTCGTCGGATCGATCGGCGGCGTGACGAAGGGCGAAGCGAAGACCCTCTTCCCGATCCAGACATTCCAGGACCGCAGCATCGAGGAGATCGACGCGCAGCTGCGAGTCCTCTTCCCGAGGAAGCAGGAGAATCCGTTCACGGATTTCAACGCCTACTTCGCGCAGGTCGCCGAGATGGTCGACGCGAAGAAGCTCATCCTGAAGCCGATATCGATCGTATTGATCACCGACGGCCAGCCCGACCTGGGCGGGATGAGCCGGTCGGCGAAGTTCCGGAGCATCAAGCTCAAGCCGCTCGAGAACCTCTCCCGAAATATCACGCTCCGCGTCCTCTACACGGACGCGGTCACGGCGAAGAGCTGGCGGGACGAAGTGCCGCGCAAGCGCGTCAAGGTCTGGACGCAGGACGCGATCGTGATGACCGAATGGAACAGCCCGAAGACGCTCGTTCCGGGCAGATCGCCGGCCGAGCAGCAGAGGTTCTTCTCGTGGGTCAAGGACAACGTCGACTTCCAGCCGCGTTTGCGCCGCGTGAACTAA
- a CDS encoding porin family protein: MKKAIIVLAVFVFCIASSQNASATPAKTTKPAKAAKPAKVHRESNSSGLGLTALGVEAGLVDPEAAGSTIGFGAFANLGNIARDVRLSSHLGYWSKSENAFGAEASIRDISLGARAKYMFHVSSPKLQPYVGTGLGLHFFHMKAGIPGFTVEDTVTKLGWDLGGGVLTPVSPKADLFGDMWYTVADINEFTMKVGLAFRMNR; this comes from the coding sequence ATGAAAAAGGCAATCATCGTTCTAGCCGTCTTCGTGTTTTGCATCGCGTCTTCGCAGAATGCATCGGCCACTCCGGCCAAGACGACCAAACCGGCCAAGGCCGCCAAGCCGGCCAAGGTCCACAGGGAATCCAATTCTTCGGGCCTTGGATTGACCGCGCTCGGCGTGGAAGCCGGCCTGGTCGACCCCGAAGCGGCCGGCAGCACGATCGGCTTCGGCGCGTTCGCAAACCTCGGGAACATCGCGCGCGACGTCCGGCTCTCCTCGCACCTGGGATATTGGTCCAAGTCGGAGAACGCGTTCGGCGCGGAAGCTTCGATCCGGGACATCTCCCTCGGCGCGCGGGCCAAGTACATGTTCCACGTTTCCTCGCCGAAGCTGCAGCCCTACGTGGGTACGGGCCTCGGGCTCCACTTCTTCCACATGAAGGCGGGGATCCCTGGTTTCACGGTCGAGGATACGGTGACGAAGCTTGGCTGGGATCTGGGCGGCGGCGTGCTCACGCCGGTGAGCCCGAAGGCCGACTTGTTCGGTGACATGTGGTACACCGTCGCCGACATCAATGAGTTCACGATGAAGGTCGGGCTGGCGTTCCGGATGAATCGGTAG